One window of the Proteiniborus sp. DW1 genome contains the following:
- a CDS encoding ribonuclease H-like domain-containing protein codes for MEVIRHTLDEQIDIPNSLKRELSDKKFCFIDIETTGFSRKYNYIILIGILYAENSKIEVIQLFADNKKDEHNLLRRFINYIVDFDAIISFNGDAFDIPFINSRLQENNIGYEIDKKLSLDILKVIRSKKDLLGLEKCNLKSIEKALDINREDTISGKESVELYSEYVNSKNNNIKEIILRHNYEDIYNLPKILKIFDIIEDKSVIKFSIDFLNHIINISIDVENINHKGNILYIEGTTDTSKFEDEVHYGTTYTFKWYPQTGIFQIGLEIKDGKLSDGSKCMYFDSRKFNINIGEVNKKNYNLPDNIIILKHNGNFVVDNIELLARCIWQEFKIIN; via the coding sequence ATTGAAACTACTGGATTTAGCAGAAAATATAACTATATAATTTTAATTGGAATTCTATATGCTGAAAACTCAAAAATAGAAGTGATACAACTATTTGCAGACAATAAGAAAGACGAACATAATCTACTACGTAGATTTATTAACTATATAGTAGACTTTGATGCAATAATATCTTTTAATGGAGATGCCTTTGATATACCTTTTATAAATTCAAGACTCCAAGAAAATAATATTGGCTATGAAATAGATAAAAAACTAAGTCTCGATATCCTAAAGGTTATTAGGAGTAAGAAAGATCTGTTAGGCTTAGAAAAGTGTAATCTTAAAAGCATAGAAAAAGCCTTAGATATAAATAGAGAAGATACTATAAGTGGTAAAGAAAGTGTAGAACTATATAGCGAGTATGTCAATTCAAAAAACAATAATATTAAAGAGATTATTCTAAGACATAACTATGAAGATATATACAATCTGCCCAAAATATTAAAGATTTTTGATATTATTGAAGATAAAAGTGTTATTAAATTTAGTATTGATTTTTTAAATCATATTATTAATATATCTATTGATGTTGAGAACATTAATCATAAGGGAAATATTTTGTATATTGAAGGAACTACTGATACTTCGAAGTTTGAAGATGAAGTGCATTATGGTACCACATATACTTTTAAATGGTATCCACAAACAGGGATATTCCAAATTGGACTAGAGATTAAAGATGGAAAGTTATCAGATGGAAGTAAATGTATGTATTTTGATTCAAGGAAATTTAATATAAACATTGGTGAGGTTAATAAAAAGAATTACAATTTACCAGATAATATAATAATACTTAAACATAATGGAAATTTTGTGGTAGATAATATTGAGTTATTAGCAAGATGTATTTGGCAAGAGTTTAAAATAATTAATTGA